The genome window ACTTCGTCCGCGTGCGCGTGGCGACGGAGCCGACGATCGCGTACTAAACGGGTGGGCGGGGGCGGCGTGCCCCTCCTCGACCACGCAAATCGACACGACGTTGCGCCTGCCGACGAGCCACGATTGCCAGCCGGAACCGACGCAATACCCAGAAGACACCCCACCCTTCAGTCGGCGGTCGTCGGACCAATCACTACACGCATGAGTCGAGGGACTTCGTCACGCCTCGGTCGCGTTCTCGTCGGCCTCCGGCGGGGCGGTGACGGAAGCCGACGCGCACGCGACATCGGTCAGCGAGCGCGAGTGGGGGGCTTGGTCTGGCGGGCGGAGAGGAGGAGGTCGCAAAGTTCGCGGATGGCGCCGTGGCCGCCGAGGGCGCGTGTGACGTAGACGGCGGCCGTCCGCACGGCGGGGACGGCGTTGGCGACGGCGACGGGAAAGCCGACGAGCGCCATCGCCGGCAGGTCGCCGACGTCGTCACCCACGTAGCACGCGTCCGCCGCGCGGACGCCGTGCCGCGTCAGGATCCCCTGCACGACGGCGCCCTTGTCTGTCGCGTCCTGGTGGACCTCGACGATGCCCAGCTCGCGCGCGCGGCGCTCGACGATCTCCGAGTGGCGGCGTGTGATCACGGCCGTGACCACGCCGGCCTCGCGGAGCAGCACGAGGCCCTGGCCGTCGCGGACGTCGAAGCGCTTGAGCTCCTCGCCGCCGTCGGTGTACCAGATGCCGCCGTCGGTGAGCACGCCATCCACGTCCATCGCGACCAGGCGCACGGCGGCCAGCCGCGGGCCGGCGGGCGGGCGCTTCATGCCGCGCGCCCCGCGAGCCCGCGCTCGACGACGAACGGCAGCGCCATCACGCTGAGCATCGCCAGCAGCACCTCGGTGTCGCCGAAGTTGTACTCGAAGAGGCCGGCCACGAGGAAGGCCGTCACCGCGGCCAGCGCGCCGACGACGAGCGCGCGGTCGGCGGCGGCCTGCGCGGGCACGCGACGGAGCACGCGCGCCGCTCGCACGAAGAAGGCGACGAAGATCCAGAGCCAGAGCGCAAGGCCGACGAGCCCGCGCTCCACCGCGATCTGCAGCGGCGTGTTGTGCAGGTGGCTCGTGTGGCGGCGCAGCGCTTCGGGCGGCGCATAGATCGGATAGAGCTGCTTCACCTGCCCGGGGCCGACGCCGATGATCGGCCGCTGCCGAAGCATCGCCAGGCCGCCGTCGATCATGGCCAGCCGCTCACGGGCGGTGGCATCGGCGGCGTCCCCGAACGTCTCGGCACGCTCCCGTACGCTCGGCAGGGCCAGGACCGCCGCCGCGAGCGTCACCACGCAGGCCGCGGCAAGAACGCGCCGACGGACGCCTGCGAGCGAGACGAGGACACCCGCGGCGAGTCCCAGCCATGCGCCGCGAACGAGCGTGAGCGCAAGCGCCAGCGCGCCAGTCAGCCACGCGGCCGCGGCGCCGGCACGGCGGCGGCCGGCGACGAAAAGCGGCGCCAGCTCGGCCGTGAGGACGACCGTCAGGACGCCGGCCAGGGTCATGTAGATGCTGAAGAAGGCATGCGCGCGTCGACACTTGC of Deltaproteobacteria bacterium contains these proteins:
- a CDS encoding HAD family hydrolase encodes the protein MKRPPAGPRLAAVRLVAMDVDGVLTDGGIWYTDGGEELKRFDVRDGQGLVLLREAGVVTAVITRRHSEIVERRARELGIVEVHQDATDKGAVVQGILTRHGVRAADACYVGDDVGDLPAMALVGFPVAVANAVPAVRTAAVYVTRALGGHGAIRELCDLLLSARQTKPPTRAR